The window ataatgttaGACTTACAGAGGAATTGCAAAAATAAGAGTTCATGGATATCCTTCACCCAGATTCCACTAGTGATAGCGAGTTATACAGCCGTGGTACAGTGATCAAAACCAGGAAAGTAACACAGgtacaatatttttattgtatcttATGTGACGTTCTGTAGTTCTTACCTAatgttccttttctgtttcaaTATCTGCTTCAGGATCCCAACTTGCTCCTAGTTGTGTCTCAGACTCTTCCAGTCTATGACAGTTACTGATTTCTTTCCTTGCTTTTATGAACTTGACATCTCTGAGGAGTACCGATCAGTTAAGGAGTACCGATCAGTTACGTAGAAGTGTTTTCTTTGCTTCTGGTTAGTTTCCAGGTGATTGAAGTTCCCTGAGGTGTGTGGTCAGGGTGAGTTCTGCATAAgtgcttcctcttcctttcccttctcagtcTGCTTGTTTCTCTTGGGATTCTCTGGAGCAAGAGTCAGGGGAAGAAGCCATTCTGTGGAGGTGACCAGTGTTTCTTGACGTTGGCTGGTCACCTTCATAGTCAGAGTTCCCAATTACATCTGCAGTCAACTATACAGTTAACCATGCACATTGACCTTGGGATGACACAGACTCtttcttgctcctcctcctcctctgcacaTCTCCCCTTGCCCAGTTGTCCTTGTTGATAAGAGGTGAGAGGAGGAGGCTTTAGGACTGGCACACCTGTGCATACACTTTCCTGGAGTCACGCTCTGGGATACCTTTGCCAAGTCTGCTCGGGGACTGGCTGGTGTGCAAGCGTAAGGGGGACATGTGCTGAGCCTTATAGCCCTCCTGCTACTCACCAGTGATGGGCTGTGTGGCCCATGAAGTTAGGGACAAGGGCAGAGGCCTGGGAGAGGAGGCAGCTGCGGTACCAAAGTGTCAGTCAGCTCAGCCCCAGCACATTCAGTCACAGCACTTTCAGTCAATCCTGGGGTTTTTAAGGAATGCTGAAAGAGCATCCTAGGATCCAGTCACTTAGTTCATTCACTCAAATTTTCATCCACCCATTTATTTGAACAGAGTAAGGCCTGGTtcgtttttatttattattatttttttttggttcgtttttattgttattttggtTATTGCTGTCATTAAGTATAAGGACATAGGGATGAATACAACTCAAGCCCTGCCTTCAGAGTGCTGGAGggggtgaggaggaagggaggcaaGCCACAGAAGACCTCAGCATCATGTGACAAGGGCTCTGTTGAAGGGATTTGTTAAGTTTGTGGGAACAAGGGAGAGGGAGTGACTTAATTGTGACAAGATGTGCAGTGTATGGGGCAGGTGATGATGCTAAAGGATTTGGAAGGGTTAGGCTGACAAACAGGGAAGGAACTCATGTTCCATCTAGGGGAACAGCCCGTGCAAGGGCCTGGAGTACAGAAAGCCTGTAGTTagctgaagaaatagaaaacttccCCACACCTTCACTCCTTCGTTCATTCATCTACCCACTTGTTCTGGGCCAGCTTTTCTGGGAACAGGGCCACCAAGCTGAGGCGGATCTGGCCTTGCCTAAGGGTCTCACAGCTAGGGTGGGGAGCTGTACAGTTAGTATGAGAGCACTCATATACATAGTGCTTTAGGGAGGAGCGAGGGATGGTAGggaagccttcttggaggaggatATCTTTGAGGTtttattggaaaaggaaatgagcaATAAAGAAGCAGAGATGGTCACTCTTTGTAGAGAGAGTATCATGTGCCAAGGCTCAGGGGtcatctgtttattcattcacttattatatttattcattcaacaaatatgtattgaatacCAGCTATGTGTCTGTACTATGCATAAAGATTTCAAAGTGAACAATTTATGGACCTTACATGGAGAGTTTTAGTTACTTTCGGCTAAATTACGCTTTGGTGAcaacccccaaatctcagtggtttGTGACAGTCAAggtttatttattaacttttttgtttgtttatttttggctgcactgggttttctttcctgctcttgggctttttctagttgtggtgagtgagggctgatctttgttgtggtgagtaggcttctcattgaagtggcttctcttattgtggagcactgGCTGTAGGCACAGGCTTCAATAATTGTGCAAAGGttgagttgctccatggcatgtgggatattcccagactagggattgaacccatgtcccctgcattggcagatggagtcttaaccattggaccaccagggaagtcccataaggTTTATTTTTCACTCAAGTTATGTGTTCACTGCTGGTGGCAAAGAGGAGAGATGGTAGACCCGTGAACTGGCTCTTAAAGAttctgctccaaagaggcaaatGTCTCTTCCACTCTCATTTGGGAAAGTGCATCACCTGGCCAAGTTTGACATCAGTGGGTTAGGGATGGGTAAACCTCCCACAGAGAAGGGCAGTGCATATTTTGACCAATAAGGCAACCTACCATATGATCTGAGGAAAGGTAGCTTAATATGACAGGAATGTCCAATATGAGggcaactaaaaaaataaattttaaggagAAGACAGATCATGCACAGCCTTGAGGACCGGGCTGAAGAGTTTGGACTCATGTCTGGCAGTGGAGAGCCATGGCAGGCTTAAAAAATTCTATTGAGGACTGTTCAGCAAAGAAGTGTTAAGATCTTATCTGCACTTTAGAAAAATCATTTCAGTATTAGCAGGAGAATGGCTGGCAGGGGTTTAGGCTAGAGATAGGAAGAGCAATTGGGAAATGTGGGGGGTACCATAGTACAGAGAACAAAGTGGGTTCCAACTAAGGTTGGaacaggagagaagaggaagagagggctTCAAGAGATGTCAGGACTAGAATTGAGGGAGTTATTTTTCAACAGATAGTTCAGAGAGAAGGAACGAAAGAGAATGTGTTCCAGTGGCACCTTGTGCACCAATGAAGTAACCAATAAATTAATTGCTTATAGAGTGAGCCCTGATTAAATATttctccattaaaattttttttgataattaaaaaaaatttaatgcttaCTTTTTTTGGAGTATATATTCTatgattttgacaaatgcatggaCTTGTATAACCACTACACAGTTAAGATCATGAAAAGTCTTTCTTGTGGAGCTTCTCTTTGTTAAGCCATTCCTTCCCTCCAACTCCTGGAAACCCTGATCTGTTTTCTGCTgatatagttttgcctttttcagaatgttgtataaatggaatcatatggtatgtagctgaagaagggcatggcaagaatactggagtgggttgccaaggacagaggaacttggtgggctacagcccatggagttgcaaggagtcccacaggactgagggactaacatacacatacacacgtggTAGCCTTTTAAGTCTaccttcttttacttagcatagtgCATTTGAGATTCATTCAAGTTTTTGCATGTAtcagtgtttcctttttattactaAGTAGTATTTAATTGTATGGCTGTaccacatgtattttttttttttaaatgccccaGATCACTTTTCATTATTCTCTATACCctgaaatgttgatttttttatgtGCTACCCCAGGCAGggcatttctgtttcttgctgAACACCTTGTGTCCTTTGGTCTCCCTGTGCTCAGTCAGGAAAAGCCTTTTCTGGTTGGTTCCCTAGGCTGAAAGGTAgagttctgctttctttctttgacaTGAGGACTCATTTCCTGCTTAGAGTCCCATATGAAAACAACCCCCCCCTTGCACAGCTTCCTGTGTAACATCATCAAACATCCCACCAGCAGCCGTTACTCAGGAGTATCAGAGGTTAATTGCACTTCCTACACCTTATACTGCAAAAGCATATTGCAAAGTCCTGTGAAGTCACTGAGAGCTGGTGGACACTCAACTTTCCCAGACATTTCCAGATGGCCTTTGGATGGAATGCGGAAATTGGTCTCAGCCTTTTCTCTTATATCTTTGAGTAATGTAGTATAAGAGTAATGTAAGATTTTCTATGCATTGCAGAATCCTGTGGGGTCACTTGGCTAGAAAACCATGTTTTCTTCATCCCACAGGTTATAATAGTTCAGATCCAGAAAGTTGCTGGAAATTTGGGGTTAAACAGCTTCAAAGGCTCCAAAGATGCAGATCCCACAGGACAAAATTCAAAGGAATgatttaaaacagcaacaaccacTTTGCTGAGTTCAAAAGCAATTACTTTAAAAAGCTATCTGTTGCATTAGTAGATAGTAAActaaaaaacttttttcaaaaattaaactttaaatgaTATGTGGAGACAAACTTTGCTTATCAAACTTACTATTTTTCAATGAGAAGAAAGTGTTTACAAGTTACCATTAAAATaacattcttttcaaattataaacataattaaTGTTTAAAGCATGCTAACtatagaaaattacaaaacacataattaagaaaaattattcataatttccaaacccagagatgggtatctgaaaataaaaatgttgagaTCTGACTGTTAATAATGCACTAGGTTCAGCTTTTTTGTTTGACCTTGAATTCAACTCAACATGACCATGTCACGTGATTTAATGGCGGCCCAGTATTGTTTTGTGGATCTGCTACTAGTCTTTTATTGTtgaccatttctgttttttcctgtttttcactttatgtatatatgaaattaaCACTGTGGCAGAAATACCCTGTGCTTTTCTCTTAGTCTATGTCCTTAGAAGGGTATTTGCTGGGTGGTCTGGGGTTTTGGTTGTAAAGATCAGAGATTCAGCCTGTCATTTTGAGGACGGTAGAATTTATGGTAAGGATTCTTAACCTGGGAGATGGTTGGAACCAGGGTGCTCAAGGATGGCTGCTCTTTCTGGCCCAAGAGTCAATGCTCCAGGATTGACTTGGCAAAAGTGGGGTGCAACAGAGCTGGAGGGCTGAGTGTGGACACTAAGGGAAAAGGCTCCTGGTGCATGAAGGGATAATGGGGTGCACATCCAGGGCCAGCTGCTCCCGCTGGTTGAGATTCTCCATGTCATCAGAGCTACTGGAGGTCACAGATAACCATCTACTCGAGAAGATGGGGAACCAagtacttgcttttcttttcccattaGAGAGTGGCATGAGGGGAGATGCAGAGCAAGTTGTGGGGCTAGACCCTGTAGCTCCCTGTCTGATCTAGGTTCTGTCAAGGTCCAGGCCCTTCAAACCACTTACCTAGGTTAGGTTACCCTGTTATGTTAGGATACCCAGGTGTTCCATCTCCGGGATTCTGGAGAGTCCTGAGCATGTGTTGAGGCCCTGCGCCCCCTCGTGGTCACTTTCTCCATTACTAGCACAATGGGCGTGGATGAAGTTTGGGGCAGCCTCTAAGCTCCCAGATCTAGGGAAATCTCTCGCAGATCCATCCATACTTTCCTGGCAGCCAAAAGGCATGTGCTACTCCCAACTCTCTCTTAACTTGCTGTGTGACTCTGGCCACTTTTTATTTCACAGAGCCTCAGGTCGGCCAGAGGGGAGAGCGTAGGGCCTTCCTAGAAAGATAGAGTTCCAGAAAGATCCCCTTCTGGGTCTcattttgcatgcatgcatgctcagtcatgtctgactctttgcgaccccatggactgtagcccgccaggcccctctgtccatggaattctctgatcaagaatactggagtgggttgccattcccttctccagggtctcacttcagtcatctgtgaaatgaggaaagTGATGCTGACCTCATTTGACTTGAGGAAGGGCTCAGAACTTCTTTAGCTCCTGCCCACTTTGGCCTGGTGGGGGGCCCAGAGTTGGCTGGAGCAGGTACGGACAGTGTGGTAAGCAGATTCCAGGGAGCACTGGGTTTGTGCCCTTTCATGGCATCCACTAAAGGCTGCTAATTGAGAGATGAGCTGTCTGGTTTCATGAGGATCACTCCCACCACCTCAGGGTAAATAGGAGTCAGAGAGAATGTGGCCAGCATGGCAGCGTGCTCAGAGCCAGGCCCCTCTGGAAGGCTGGAGGGAGAGGGACTCCCTGATGTGGGAGTGCCTGGGAGACTTCTTGGGGAAGAAAGTAGTACACAGATTTCATGGGCTTCAGGGGTTGGACAACTGTGAGTTCAGAGGGCAGGCCCTTCAAACAGGAAAATAGAGCTCAAAAACCAATCTGAGGGGGTGACATCAGCAGGAATGGCAGAATAAGGAAATCCTCTCTTCCATAAAAGCAAGGAGAACACTGGAAAAAATGGTCAAAACCAACCTTTTCGGACCTTTGGAAATTACCCAAAGGCTTGAAACAATCCAAGGAGTATTCATCGAAAACAAATAgctaagggaattccctggcggtccagtgcttaggagtggttaggattcagtgctttcactgccggggGCCAGAAACTGGTCAGtgagccaagatcccacaagctgcttgGCATGGCAAGCAAGAacaaacatcaacaacaaaacaaaaaaggaagtgGCAAAAACCAATGGCTAAATTGTGGTAAGAATAGTTAACTTTGCAGAGTTATAACTTgcctggatggcattaccgactcgatggacacgagtttgagtaaactccgggagttggtgatggacagggaggcctggcgtgctgtgattcgtggggtcgcaaagagtcggacacggctgagcgactgaattgaactgaacttgccTTAGTCCCATCCACTTCTCTATAGCCGAGTAGTCACCTTGAAACCCAATAGCTCCACAGCTGTAGTGAAAATCAGCAGCCTGGCAGCCACTGGAAGGAGCAGAACAGAATATAAACTCCTCCAAAGCTCAGTTCCTAGATAcctggtgtgtttttttttttttttaggggttAATatacctttttaattttaaatatttttaaggtttaaaaattgcttaaagttttaaatttctagTAGGAAAACATTATCTGAATGAATACCCTAATGGCAAACCGCTGTAAAATGTTTTCAGCTGCATCTGGGGCAAAGGGGTAGGGATTATCTTCAAAGCACCCCAGCTTTCTTCATGAGAAGGTCAGAGGTACACTGGTTTGTATTATTGCAACATCCATTAGGTGATCTAAGTTGCTTTTCCTCCAGCAGGGCTTTATGTCAGAAGGGCATTATGCTTGACCTCCAAATTTGGCCGACAATTTACTGATGAGATTCATAACCTTTGGGTTGCTCTGATATTTTGACATATTTGCCGGGTTCTGGGCCACATCCTGGAAGGCCACCATAACTTCTGGATCCTGCATGGCTGCAAGGACCTCTGGATCACTAAGAATTTCATTGAGCCCAGGCATTCCAGGCATTCCAGGCATTCCCCCTCCCATTCCAGGCATTCCTCCAGGAAAATTACCAGGCATTCCCCCAGGAAAGCCTCCTGGAAAAGAGCCATACTGAGATCCTGATTGTCTTCTGgcttcttcctccctctgggcTCTCTCATGTTCTTCCCGAGCCTTCTTAAccctttctattctttctttgatCTCACGCTCTTCACGTTTTCGCTCATACTTTCTCCGATGTTCAGCAATTTTCTGGGCCCTTGGTTGAACTTCCTTCAGCATTGCACTAGCATCTTCATCATAATCCAGCTTACAGGCAAGGGCAAGATCATGGGCAGCTTCTTCCCAATGGCCCAGAAGTCTGTGTGCTTTCCCTCGCCACTTGTATGGCTGAGCTGAATCAGGATTTATTTCAATAGCTCTGTCACAGTCTCGGATGGCAGCATTTGGCTTCTGTAATTTGATGAAGACACTGGCTCTCTTGGCATACAGAATAGCCAAACGAGGATTTAGCTTGATGGCATCTGTGAACAAGTCAATGGCTTTCTGTAGTTCACCATCATTTAGGGCATCAATGGCAGCCACTTTTTTATCATTTGCCTGATCCATCATCTCCTCAGTTATCTCTACATTTTCATCTCCCATTTCTTGAGGTGCATCAGTGTCTGGTTCAATCACACCTTCATTGTCAATTTCTAGATCACTTTCCTCACTTGATGGTTCGTCTGTCTTTATGTTTTCCTCCGCCTTCTTACtatctgttttttcttccttggtATTTTCTTCCGATTTAGTTTTATGAGCAGCAGGTGGTATTTTACCCCCCATGCTCTCCACCCACTCCCTCAGGAAGCGCATTTCCTCGGTGTGCAGAACGCTCGGGTCCTGCTTACACATTTTCACGAAGGCTCGAAGCTCGCTCACTTTGCGGGGGTCCATAGTCCAGCGGCGGCGGGAGGCGGCCCGATTCCCGATACCTGGTGTTTTTTGACCTATCTGGTGCTTCCTTAAGTGAGCTCCCTTGAAAGGTTGTGTGTATTTGACCCAACTTGAAGCTTGCTTAATGCaagcaagtgttttttttttttttcctgagagcaTTGGTCGAAAATGATTGGTGACAGTCTTTTAACATCACAGTTGCCTTAGGCAGTGATAACAGGCAGGACAAACAAGAAGACGACCaaaaagtttaaaggaaaacTTAGGGAATAAGCTGTCCGCAGAGGGCTTTGAAAAACTTTGGCATATTCCTAGGAATCTAAAAGGCCACTCATATGTGTAGGGCTGTGCACATTCTCAGGGAAGACCTGGGAAGGCCCTAAGCTCTCACCTCTGACTTATC of the Cervus canadensis isolate Bull #8, Minnesota chromosome 18, ASM1932006v1, whole genome shotgun sequence genome contains:
- the LOC122421195 gene encoding hsc70-interacting protein produces the protein MDPRKVSELRAFVKMCKQDPSVLHTEEMRFLREWVESMGGKIPPAAHKTKSEENTKEEKTDSKKAEENIKTDEPSSEESDLEIDNEGVIEPDTDAPQEMGDENVEITEEMMDQANDKKVAAIDALNDGELQKAIDLFTDAIKLNPRLAILYAKRASVFIKLQKPNAAIRDCDRAIEINPDSAQPYKWRGKAHRLLGHWEEAAHDLALACKLDYDEDASAMLKEVQPRAQKIAEHRRKYERKREEREIKERIERVKKAREEHERAQREEEARRQSGSQYGSFPGGFPGGMPGNFPGGMPGMGGGMPGMPGMPGLNEILSDPEVLAAMQDPEVMVAFQDVAQNPANMSKYQSNPKVMNLISKLSAKFGGQA